Part of the Woronichinia naegeliana WA131 genome, GATTACGTTGGTATTAGACAATGCTCGTTATCAAAAATGCCGAATTGTGCAGGAGTTGGCAGAATCATTAGGAATAGAGTTACTGTACTTACCTCCTTATTCTCCTAACTTGAATTTAATTGAAAGACTGTGGAAGTTTGTGAAAAAGAAGTGTTTATACGCAAAATATTATGAAGATTTTACGCAGTTTTCTGCAGCAATTTCAGGATGTCTTGAAGATGCTAACGTAAAATATAAGGAGGAGCTTGATTCTTTGCTCACCTTACGATTTCAACGCTTTGATAAATCTCAGATTATGAACGTTTGAAGTATAGACGACGAGCCGTGGAAGGCTCAAATGCTTCATATAGTGAGGCAAGTTTGTGAGTATTTAGCTGATCACATACTAAAATGACTTTGTCGTTATCAGCATAGTCGTTATCGAGTAAATTCTTAATTTCTGTTGCCCAGTCAACCGATGTTCTACGTTCACTGACAACTGTCTTTCGCCACCCAGACAAGGGTTCTGTAAACATAAAGATATTGGCTGTTCCATTGCGTTCATATTCGTAATCATGCGCCTCTGGCTGTCCAGGTTTGGCTGGTAGAGGAAGGCGGGTTTCTTTGACCAATTGTATAGGTTGCTCATCCATGCAAATCACTGGACAATTGGGGTCATAGGGTCGGTGATAAATTTCTAGAACATCTTCCATGTTAGACACAAATTCGGCACTCTTTTCTGGTGGAATCACGTACATCTGTCGCAGATGAGGTTTTAGTTCGTTTTTTTTAACACTTGACGCACGGTTTCGTGACTAATTGCTGGCACAATTTCTAACTCGACCGCCTTGTCGGCTAGTAACCTCAATGTCCAACGGGCTTGACCAGCAGGCGGTTCTCCACAACGTAAGGCGATTAGTTTTGCTTCTACCTCTCCATCAATAATCGGTTGACGAGGCGGCGTTTTGCGGGGCTTGCGGCTTAATGCTGACTCCACACCTTCATT contains:
- a CDS encoding helix-turn-helix domain-containing protein: MLKTYIVRLSQEERQTLKDLVSIGKGAAYKIKHANILLNIDVNGQGWTDEEAAAAFSCHRNTVANLRERLVNEGVESALSRKPRKTPPRQPIIDGEVEAKLIALRCGEPPAGQARWTLRLLADKAVELEIVPAISHETVRQVLKKTN
- a CDS encoding transposase, which produces MYVIPPEKSAEFVSNMEDVLEIYHRPYDPNCPVICMDEQPIQLVKETRLPLPAKPGQPEAHDYEYERNGTANIFMFTEPLSGWRKTVVSERRTSVDWATEIKNLLDNDYADNDKVILVCDQLNTHKLASLYEAFEPSTARRLYFKRS